Proteins encoded in a region of the bacterium genome:
- a CDS encoding efflux RND transporter permease subunit, whose product MSIPEIGVKRPVTTAMIFIGILILGGVSLTRLGLDLLPDIEIPSIMVLTTYEGAGPEEVEERITRVAEEQLATVDNLDKIEAFSQEGMSGITLRFNWGTNLDNAVNDIRDKLDLVKPMLPDEADDPIIYKFDVSMMPILVYGVSADQTYPRLKKLLEDNVCIPLESVTGVASAVVRGGLERAILVELDAERLKAYNISIAQVENAIVAANLSTPGGHIKEGKFDYIVRVPEEIKIKEIEDVAIGVYNGIPIKIKDIAEVKDSFKEITQETHVNRRSGMTIMIQKESDANTVNTCRAVFKKLEALKETLPSDVKFSLVSDSSDQIVKSINNLKNSLISGGILVILVIFLFLGNIRSSLIIACAIPISLIITFVFLYMAGYTINIISLSALAIAIGMVVDASIVVHENIHRHLENGEEVINSCIVGGNEVAGSISASVLCMVAIFLPIMFTGGLTAIFFGQLAFVCSAALIASLFNALMLIPMLSSKLLSIPQKEDTNGKKKGILDKITSFAEVWFKKLDNAYGDLLRWCLRNRKKVVFGSATLLFLSLLLVKFIGTEFIPEMDEGRVAFKITLPIGTRYEKTGEITKGVEDIIYKNVPEIQTGFSRWGEGGGGLSSLLGGEEGSNIGNVTLKLIDKEKRNRTPRQIAYDIKDKLNVFPDAEVRYNPSSMSAMMFGGAKPLSVEVRGYDFDQARTLSHKVEEILKNTKGVSDVEISRKEGRPELQVLIDREKASTLGLNVATISHMVETSFKGKVSTYYRESGDEYDIEVKLREEDRTKKENLENLFITLPSGKKIHLTEIAEIRETAGPLKIERKGRERMVRVEGEIYGRDLGSVVNEINEKLEKLQLPQGFSFYFGGEYEEQQKSFRQLTFALILGIILVFMIMAAQFESIIDPFVIMFAIPFALIGVVWALFLSGNTISIFSFIGVIMIVGIGLETGIVLISFIKDLRKAGVELHEAVVQAGKLRLRAVLMTTLTTIFGLLPLALSKGEGAEMWVPLGWSLIGGLLVSFLLTLFFVPILYTIYEEKILQRGKKKA is encoded by the coding sequence ATGAGTATACCAGAAATAGGAGTTAAAAGGCCAGTTACTACTGCTATGATTTTTATAGGTATTCTTATACTTGGCGGTGTTTCTTTGACGCGTTTAGGTCTGGATTTATTACCTGATATTGAAATTCCTTCAATTATGGTTCTTACGACTTACGAAGGAGCAGGGCCTGAAGAAGTAGAAGAAAGAATTACTCGTGTTGCAGAAGAACAACTTGCAACTGTTGATAATCTTGATAAAATTGAGGCATTTTCACAAGAGGGTATGTCAGGTATTACATTAAGATTTAATTGGGGAACAAATTTAGACAATGCAGTCAATGATATAAGGGATAAACTTGACCTTGTTAAGCCAATGCTTCCTGATGAAGCAGATGACCCAATAATTTATAAATTCGATGTTTCTATGATGCCTATATTGGTATATGGAGTAAGTGCTGACCAAACATACCCACGACTTAAAAAACTTCTTGAAGATAATGTTTGTATTCCATTAGAAAGTGTTACAGGGGTTGCGAGTGCAGTTGTTCGAGGTGGACTTGAAAGGGCTATATTGGTTGAATTAGATGCTGAAAGATTGAAGGCATATAACATTTCTATAGCACAGGTGGAAAATGCCATAGTAGCAGCAAACTTATCTACACCAGGTGGACATATAAAAGAGGGTAAATTTGATTATATTGTCAGGGTCCCTGAAGAAATTAAAATAAAAGAAATAGAAGATGTTGCAATAGGTGTTTATAATGGAATTCCAATAAAAATTAAAGATATAGCAGAAGTTAAAGATAGTTTTAAAGAAATAACACAGGAAACACATGTAAATAGGCGGTCTGGAATGACTATAATGATTCAAAAAGAGTCAGATGCAAATACAGTAAATACATGCAGGGCTGTATTTAAAAAACTGGAAGCATTAAAAGAAACATTACCTTCTGATGTAAAATTTTCTCTTGTAAGTGATTCATCAGACCAGATTGTAAAATCAATAAATAATTTAAAAAATTCTCTTATAAGTGGTGGAATACTTGTTATACTTGTTATTTTTTTATTTTTGGGCAATATCCGTTCTTCACTTATTATTGCATGTGCTATCCCAATTTCTCTTATTATTACATTTGTTTTTTTGTATATGGCTGGTTATACAATAAATATTATTTCTCTATCTGCTTTAGCAATTGCTATAGGAATGGTAGTAGATGCATCAATTGTTGTTCATGAAAATATTCACCGTCATTTAGAAAATGGTGAAGAAGTCATAAATTCATGTATTGTTGGTGGTAATGAAGTAGCAGGTTCTATATCTGCTTCTGTTTTATGTATGGTAGCAATATTTTTGCCTATAATGTTCACAGGTGGTCTTACTGCTATTTTCTTTGGTCAACTTGCCTTTGTTTGTTCAGCAGCACTTATTGCTTCTCTATTTAATGCGCTTATGCTTATTCCAATGCTTTCATCTAAATTACTTTCTATACCACAAAAGGAAGATACAAATGGAAAGAAAAAAGGAATTTTGGATAAAATAACTTCTTTTGCTGAGGTATGGTTTAAAAAATTGGATAATGCTTATGGAGACCTATTAAGATGGTGTTTAAGGAATAGAAAAAAAGTTGTATTTGGTAGTGCAACTTTACTTTTTTTAAGTTTACTTCTTGTCAAATTTATTGGAACTGAATTTATTCCTGAAATGGATGAAGGAAGGGTAGCGTTTAAAATTACACTCCCGATAGGAACAAGATATGAAAAGACAGGAGAAATAACAAAAGGGGTAGAAGATATTATATATAAAAATGTCCCTGAAATTCAAACAGGTTTTTCTCGATGGGGTGAAGGTGGCGGAGGACTTTCTTCTCTATTGGGTGGAGAAGAAGGTTCTAATATAGGGAATGTAACTCTTAAACTTATTGACAAAGAAAAAAGAAATAGAACACCAAGACAAATTGCTTATGATATAAAGGATAAACTTAATGTTTTTCCTGATGCAGAAGTAAGATATAATCCTTCATCTATGTCTGCAATGATGTTTGGAGGAGCAAAACCGCTATCAGTAGAAGTGAGGGGATATGATTTTGACCAGGCAAGAACTTTATCTCATAAAGTAGAAGAGATATTGAAAAATACAAAAGGTGTAAGTGATGTAGAAATATCAAGAAAAGAAGGTAGACCAGAATTACAGGTTTTGATAGATAGAGAAAAGGCATCTACACTTGGGCTGAATGTTGCAACTATTTCTCATATGGTAGAGACATCTTTTAAAGGAAAGGTATCAACTTATTATAGAGAAAGTGGAGATGAGTATGATATTGAGGTAAAACTAAGAGAGGAAGATAGAACCAAAAAAGAGAATCTGGAAAATTTGTTTATTACACTTCCTTCTGGCAAAAAAATACATTTAACTGAAATAGCAGAAATAAGAGAAACGGCAGGTCCTTTAAAGATAGAAAGAAAGGGAAGAGAACGAATGGTAAGAGTAGAAGGAGAAATTTATGGAAGGGATTTAGGAAGTGTAGTAAATGAAATTAATGAAAAATTAGAAAAATTACAACTTCCACAGGGTTTTTCTTTTTATTTTGGTGGTGAATATGAAGAACAACAAAAAAGTTTTAGACAACTAACATTTGCTTTGATATTAGGGATAATTCTTGTATTTATGATTATGGCAGCACAATTTGAGTCCATTATTGACCCGTTTGTTATAATGTTTGCTATTCCATTTGCTCTTATTGGAGTTGTTTGGGCATTATTTTTATCAGGTAATACCATTTCTATTTTCTCTTTTATTGGTGTAATTATGATAGTAGGAATTGGCTTGGAAACAGGTATTGTTCTTATAAGTTTTATAAAGGATTTAAGAAAAGCAGGTGTTGAATTACATGAGGCAGTTGTACAGGCAGGGAAATTGCGACTGAGAGCAGTTCTTATGACAACTCTTACTACAATTTTTGGTCTTCTTCCTTTAGC
- a CDS encoding TolC family protein, translating to MRYFLIMLLCFPCFVFSENFFTLPDAIKVAINNNLEIKISEDKIEQAYYKKEEVKTYFFPKFTSSFAYTYSGDSEKFRTDDNLYNLSLSLSQPIYTGKRIKETYEISKENLDNAKLEYNVQLQNLIFNVKKGYFSILQANKFLKTSERYKQMLEKHMDDAKKLFEQGLVTNLDILRTEVSVKNAETQIIQAENLIKISKSNFNYILNNPIDNEFEVEDVLEIKGDKRDYEYWKTLALENRPEIKSMEKLLSIYNRAINVERSNLYPQVYLFYNYNTDRGIQVSPNSWNPNWNTGIALTLDIWNWGETKDKVKQAESEKKQVEKQLEITKKSIELEVKNCYLNLLANEKSIEERLKQMETAEENLRVANLLYQEGMATTTEVIEAATSLTEATNNYSQALYDYHISFAELEKASGKGVE from the coding sequence ATGAGATACTTTTTAATTATGCTTTTGTGTTTTCCATGTTTTGTTTTTTCTGAGAACTTTTTTACTCTTCCAGATGCAATAAAAGTTGCAATTAACAATAATCTTGAAATAAAAATTTCAGAAGATAAAATAGAGCAGGCATATTATAAAAAAGAAGAAGTAAAAACATATTTTTTCCCAAAATTTACTTCATCGTTTGCCTATACATATTCAGGAGATAGTGAAAAATTTAGGACAGATGATAATTTATATAATCTTTCATTATCATTATCTCAACCAATTTATACTGGAAAAAGAATTAAAGAGACATATGAGATATCAAAAGAAAACCTTGATAATGCAAAATTGGAGTATAATGTTCAACTTCAGAATTTAATTTTTAATGTTAAAAAAGGGTATTTTTCTATATTACAGGCAAATAAATTTTTAAAAACAAGTGAGAGATATAAACAAATGTTAGAAAAACATATGGATGATGCAAAAAAATTATTTGAACAGGGACTTGTAACAAATCTTGATATTTTAAGAACAGAGGTCTCTGTAAAAAATGCAGAAACACAAATAATCCAGGCAGAAAATTTAATCAAAATTTCAAAATCAAATTTTAATTATATCTTGAATAATCCAATAGATAATGAATTTGAAGTTGAAGATGTACTTGAAATAAAAGGAGATAAAAGGGATTATGAATACTGGAAAACACTGGCATTAGAAAACAGACCTGAAATTAAGAGTATGGAAAAACTTTTATCAATTTATAATAGAGCAATAAATGTAGAAAGGAGTAATTTATATCCGCAGGTCTATCTTTTTTACAATTATAATACTGATAGAGGAATACAGGTATCTCCAAATAGTTGGAATCCAAACTGGAATACTGGAATTGCTCTTACTCTTGATATATGGAACTGGGGAGAAACAAAAGATAAAGTAAAGCAAGCAGAAAGTGAAAAAAAACAAGTAGAAAAACAACTTGAAATTACAAAAAAATCAATTGAATTAGAAGTTAAAAACTGTTATTTGAACTTACTTGCTAATGAAAAAAGTATTGAAGAGCGACTTAAACAAATGGAAACAGCAGAAGAAAACTTAAGAGTTGCAAACCTCCTGTACCAGGAAGGGATGGCAACAACAACAGAGGTAATTGAAGCAGCAACTTCTTTGACAGAAGCGACAAATAATTATTCTCAGGCATTATATGATTATCACATTTCTTTTGCTGAACTTGAAAAGGCAAGTGGGAAAGGAGTGGAATAA
- a CDS encoding TetR/AcrR family transcriptional regulator — translation YYKTDWSVIMNKKKLILTVAEKIISEKGYSNTTIEEITKRAKIGKGTFYNYFKNKEELFYLIIKEGLDNLVIEIKDSIEDIDDFFERIKMGIEMYLKYHQKHFYFFKILIQEKPFLKNKKFINFWEDFFDRWDFIKKDLKKQIERNKIVDIEPDDILYSLLGILHGNIHKWHISGRKYCLVEKKDAIFNVFINGIRRK, via the coding sequence TTATTATAAAACTGACTGGTCAGTCATAATGAATAAAAAAAAATTAATATTAACAGTAGCAGAAAAAATAATAAGTGAAAAGGGGTATTCAAATACAACAATTGAGGAAATTACAAAAAGAGCAAAAATCGGAAAAGGAACATTTTATAATTATTTTAAAAACAAAGAAGAACTTTTTTATTTAATAATTAAAGAAGGTCTTGATAATTTAGTAATTGAGATTAAGGACTCAATTGAAGACATTGATGATTTTTTTGAAAGGATAAAAATGGGAATAGAAATGTATTTAAAATATCATCAGAAACACTTTTATTTCTTTAAAATTTTGATTCAAGAAAAGCCATTTTTGAAAAATAAAAAATTTATAAATTTCTGGGAGGACTTTTTTGATAGATGGGATTTTATAAAAAAGGACTTAAAAAAACAGATAGAAAGAAATAAAATAGTAGATATTGAACCAGATGATATTCTTTATTCTCTGCTTGGAATCCTGCATGGGAATATTCATAAATGGCATATAAGTGGAAGAAAATATTGTCTTGTTGAAAAAAAAGATGCTATATTTAATGTGTTTATAAATGGAATAAGGAGGAAATAA
- a CDS encoding efflux RND transporter periplasmic adaptor subunit, with the protein MKKKILLICILILFVIGLGNAIVKNIKKRRGNEVKEEVVKIPVKVMQVKRGDVREVVSASGDIQPWSQVTVFSKVTGQVEKLFVDKGYYVKKGGLIAQVDYRNNALAVKQIENQLSAARINYENLKKDYERMKDLFNQKVISEKKLDDTRTACESAYHEVESLEAQLELAKIKLGDTRITSPINGVVAEKFIDEGEIITEASMSKSAPIVTIVDIDTVKIVVNVGEKKISKVKKGQSVEVKVDAYPDKLFIGKVYNISPITDPQTRTTEVEISVKNQNYLLKPGMFARTNIIITSHKNVIVIPFDAIVEREGKKCVFVVEGNYAKMKEIDTGLQEVDKIEVTSGLTENENLIIEGQNTVKDGIEVMLVE; encoded by the coding sequence ATGAAAAAGAAAATTTTACTTATTTGTATTTTAATTCTTTTTGTTATTGGATTGGGTAATGCAATTGTAAAAAATATAAAGAAAAGAAGAGGTAATGAAGTAAAGGAAGAAGTAGTTAAAATTCCTGTTAAAGTAATGCAGGTAAAAAGAGGAGATGTCAGGGAAGTTGTTTCTGCTTCCGGGGATATTCAGCCATGGTCTCAGGTTACAGTTTTTTCAAAAGTTACAGGACAAGTAGAAAAATTATTTGTTGATAAAGGGTATTATGTTAAGAAAGGTGGACTAATTGCCCAGGTTGACTATAGAAATAATGCTTTAGCAGTAAAACAAATAGAAAATCAATTATCAGCAGCAAGAATAAATTATGAGAATTTAAAGAAGGATTATGAAAGAATGAAGGACTTATTTAACCAAAAAGTTATATCTGAAAAGAAATTGGATGATACAAGAACTGCATGTGAATCCGCCTATCACGAAGTTGAAAGTTTAGAAGCACAACTTGAACTTGCAAAAATAAAATTAGGAGATACAAGAATTACCTCTCCTATAAATGGTGTAGTAGCAGAAAAATTTATTGATGAAGGAGAAATTATAACTGAAGCATCCATGTCAAAAAGTGCTCCTATTGTAACTATCGTTGATATTGATACAGTAAAAATTGTTGTTAATGTTGGAGAAAAAAAAATAAGTAAAGTAAAAAAAGGTCAGTCAGTTGAAGTAAAAGTAGATGCTTATCCTGACAAATTGTTTATAGGTAAAGTTTATAATATTTCACCAATTACAGACCCACAAACAAGAACAACAGAAGTTGAAATTTCTGTTAAAAATCAAAATTATCTTTTAAAACCAGGGATGTTTGCAAGAACAAATATTATTATTACTTCTCATAAAAATGTTATAGTTATTCCTTTTGATGCAATCGTTGAAAGAGAAGGTAAAAAATGTGTTTTTGTTGTAGAGGGTAATTATGCAAAAATGAAAGAAATAGATACTGGATTACAGGAAGTAGACAAAATAGAAGTTACATCCGGATTGACAGAAAATGAAAATTTAATTATTGAAGGGCAAAATACAGTAAAAGATGGAATTGAAGTTATGTTGGTAGAGTAA